ATCAAGTAATGTGATGTTCATTTACTAAATTCTGGTATGTTTCCCTGTCAGCCAACAAGAATCGTTTACATTTTTCTGCACTGTATTGGGAACAGTTTTATCATCCGAGGATACATACAAAGTACAAGTTGTGCTATTCGATATCTTCTCTTTTTATTCTGGAATGCACCTTTCTGATATTCTTTTTTATTCTTATTTGTTGCATACCTTATTTATTAGAAGGTCTAATTGCAAGTATTTTCAAGGTCTAATTGTTACGCAAGATTTTCTTTGCAGTGTGCATGAATTTCATAGAATAGTTTTATTCCAAGTACAGAAGAAATTGAATCTTTCTTGCATGACCTATGTTTTTATCTATGAGTGACCGTAGTTGAATATGTGTTGAATTGTTCAAATTTGTTGTCCTTTTGTATCTTCCAGTCTTGTCATACATTGTATCTTCCTTTTTCATGACCCAAAAATAGCTGAGAAAGCATGACATGCCATAATTTGTTTTCCATCCTAGGCTCATTTCCAGGCCTGCTATTATTCTATTTGTCCTTATTAAACTGTATCCTTTTTGTGGGCTCTCCTCTCCTTAATCAACTACCTGTTGAGGATGTTTAAAAAAGACACTGCCAATAGCAGATCACTCTATTGTTGCCCCTCTTCCACCAACAATTCACTACGATAATGTATTTCCAATGTCATTTTTGTACGGGGTTTCTTAATCCTGTTTCGGGTCAATTGCTTGATTCAGGCAGATCATGGAGGAGGACGCCTCGGGCTCGCTGTGTTGCCATCATCGGGACGAGTGGAGGCTGCTGCTTGCGTAGATGCTTCCAGGAGGAGCGCTAGAGCGCATTGTCGCCATCGATAGGAGGAACACCAGATGGAAATCAAGCCAAGGTGAGCCCCCTTGTCCTTTCCTTGCATTTTCATGGCGCTATGTGGTGCTGAATGGACGAAGAGGAGGTCCTGGCCGGCACGTTACCTCACAATCTTGATTGGTTTTTGAAATGACCTCGCTTGGTTGGATTTTCACATGAATTTTACATCTAAAATCATGATTGGCTTGTATGAACTATAGGGAATCCCGTGAGTCTGGGTCCTGGCCGGAAGCGCCGGATGTGTTGCTGCAGTTGTTGGTCTGTGGGTTGGCCTTGGTCTTGATCCGTTCTTTCTTGTTCTTGGGTCCTGGTCGAAAGCGCCGAAAACTTCAACTCTATCAAAGATAGATTAGCTCTCATTTTTCCTTACTGCACACACAGGTGTTGTGTGTTTATGGGCCGCGCTGACAGTGAGGACCTGACTGCTGCACAAATCTTCTATCCTTGCATGCAATGTACTGATATGTTTTTCCTGAAGGTTAGTATATATTCATATTGCGGACAACCCTGGGTAAAATCAAAGTTAGTAGTACTTACATAATGTAAATAAGGTTACTGATGTTTTCTGATTTCACCCGACATTGTAGCGTGGTATACCTTTATTCCAGATTTCTTGATTGTCATTCATTATCTCTAATCCGTTGCTTTGTGCAGGCGGGCATATGCCAGTTGGGCATGGAGCAAAGAAAGGTAAACATGTTAGTGAGGGAATACTGCGTTGACATCAAAAGGAAGAACAAACCAATTATTCTCTCACATTGTATCCTGATCTGCCCTGCTACAATATGTCTTTTTCTATATTGTG
Above is a window of Triticum dicoccoides isolate Atlit2015 ecotype Zavitan unplaced genomic scaffold, WEW_v2.0 scaffold16779, whole genome shotgun sequence DNA encoding:
- the LOC119344394 gene encoding uncharacterized protein LOC119344394 isoform X1; translation: MLPGGALERIVAIDRRNTRWKSSQGNPVSLGPGRKRRMCCCSCWCCVFMGRADSEDLTAAQIFYPCMQCTDMFFLKAGICQLGMEQRKVNMLVREYCVDIKRKNKPIILSHCILICPATICLFLYCVFLLTIADICVSLIMVLDFQDSGSLPVCTKTQNSGSCEVYLRLRVNLILKLYA
- the LOC119344394 gene encoding tyrosine--tRNA ligase 1, cytoplasmic-like isoform X2 yields the protein MEIKPRESRESGSWPEAPDVLLQLLVCGCCVFMGRADSEDLTAAQIFYPCMQCTDMFFLKAGICQLGMEQRKVNMLVREYCVDIKRKNKPIILSHCILICPATICLFLYCVFLLTIADICVSLIMVLDFQDSGSLPVCTKTQNSGSCEVYLRLRVNLILKLYA
- the LOC119344394 gene encoding tyrosine--tRNA ligase 1, cytoplasmic-like isoform X3, encoding MEIKPRCCVFMGRADSEDLTAAQIFYPCMQCTDMFFLKAGICQLGMEQRKVNMLVREYCVDIKRKNKPIILSHCILICPATICLFLYCVFLLTIADICVSLIMVLDFQDSGSLPVCTKTQNSGSCEVYLRLRVNLILKLYA